The following are encoded in a window of Haloarcula laminariae genomic DNA:
- a CDS encoding Nif3-like dinuclear metal center hexameric protein produces the protein MHAGDIASRLDETLDTEAYADIDASPNGLQVGPADREVETVAVAVDAAAETAARASEAGADLLVAHHGIVWGSIERVTDSNYRRIAPLIENDIALYVAHLPLDGHQRLGNAAGLADLLDLVNRAPFGAMGGEYIGQRGRLTEATPLSALADRLDADLDTGGQPVQTLDFGPETVEDVAIVTGSGADWLDEAVDVGADVLVTGEGKQQVYHEAREAGINVVLAGHYATETFGVEALGELLEDWGPETTYIDCPTGL, from the coding sequence ATGCACGCAGGGGACATCGCCAGTCGACTCGACGAGACACTCGACACCGAGGCCTACGCCGACATCGACGCCAGCCCAAACGGGCTCCAGGTCGGGCCCGCCGACCGTGAGGTCGAGACTGTCGCGGTCGCCGTCGACGCCGCCGCCGAGACCGCCGCGCGGGCCAGCGAGGCCGGCGCGGACCTCCTCGTGGCCCACCACGGCATCGTCTGGGGGAGCATCGAGCGCGTGACCGACAGCAACTACCGGCGCATCGCGCCGCTGATAGAGAACGACATCGCGCTGTACGTCGCCCATCTCCCGCTGGACGGCCACCAGCGACTGGGCAACGCCGCCGGGCTCGCGGACCTGCTGGACCTGGTGAACCGGGCGCCGTTCGGGGCGATGGGCGGGGAGTATATCGGCCAGCGGGGCCGTCTGACCGAGGCGACGCCGCTGTCGGCGCTCGCCGACCGGCTCGACGCCGACCTCGACACCGGCGGACAGCCGGTCCAGACGCTGGACTTTGGCCCCGAGACCGTCGAGGACGTCGCCATCGTCACCGGGAGCGGCGCCGACTGGCTCGACGAGGCCGTCGACGTCGGTGCGGACGTGCTCGTCACCGGCGAGGGGAAACAGCAGGTCTACCACGAGGCCCGGGAGGCCGGCATCAACGTCGTCCTCGCGGGCCATTACGCCACCGAGACGTTCGGCGTGGAGGCCCTGGGGGAACTGCTCGAAGACTGGGGGCCGGAGACGACCTACATCGACTGTCCGACCGGGCTGTGA
- a CDS encoding MFS transporter produces MSISTSRRRSLWVIVAAATLTVMAGAILGPVVPRIQDELGVSGTAAGLIITAHGGVIVLASPLMGSLVDRVGPRRPFVAGLFVYGVGGGAGLVIDSFVPLLLSRVVLGIGTAAVYTAITVLIYELYEGQSMERALGYRSGANSAGAAVWPLVGGAAGAVAWNLPFGVYFVAVPLGLVAVLTIPETRDGAADGDGSDASAALPARVRATLAVFRRQPALLPVYLLYFGANALLYAIVVFYPQFLPEVGVSSSLAISLYLAANGTAGGVSAAVYDRLLNRAGRATLVGVAFLLWVLGFGAATVVGTAVTAMVPVVLFGLGVGLVFPSTFAWVEQFAPPDRQGQFSAYVASFGYTGQFLSPLLFGPLVPLVGVRGVFAVAAVAAGVAALALAAATRRS; encoded by the coding sequence GTGTCCATCTCGACGAGCCGGCGACGGTCCCTCTGGGTCATCGTCGCGGCGGCGACGCTGACGGTGATGGCTGGCGCGATACTCGGACCGGTCGTCCCGCGGATACAGGACGAACTCGGCGTCTCGGGGACCGCCGCGGGGCTCATCATTACGGCCCACGGCGGGGTCATCGTGCTCGCGAGCCCGCTGATGGGCTCGCTCGTCGACCGGGTCGGACCCCGCCGGCCCTTCGTCGCGGGCCTCTTCGTCTACGGCGTCGGCGGGGGCGCGGGGCTGGTCATCGACAGCTTCGTCCCGCTCCTGCTCTCGCGGGTCGTCCTCGGTATCGGAACGGCGGCGGTGTACACCGCGATTACGGTCCTCATCTACGAGCTGTACGAGGGCCAGTCGATGGAGCGGGCGCTGGGGTACCGCAGCGGCGCCAACAGCGCCGGGGCCGCGGTGTGGCCCCTCGTCGGCGGCGCGGCCGGCGCGGTGGCCTGGAACCTCCCCTTCGGCGTCTACTTCGTCGCCGTCCCGCTCGGGCTGGTGGCGGTCCTGACGATACCGGAGACGCGCGACGGCGCGGCCGACGGCGACGGGTCGGACGCGTCGGCCGCCCTCCCCGCCCGGGTCCGGGCGACGCTTGCGGTCTTCCGCCGGCAGCCGGCGCTCCTGCCGGTGTATCTGCTCTACTTCGGCGCGAACGCGCTGCTCTATGCCATCGTGGTGTTTTACCCGCAGTTCCTCCCGGAGGTGGGCGTCAGCTCCTCGCTGGCTATCAGCCTCTATCTGGCCGCCAACGGCACCGCCGGCGGCGTCTCTGCGGCAGTGTACGACCGGCTCCTGAACCGCGCCGGGCGAGCCACGCTCGTCGGCGTCGCCTTCCTGCTCTGGGTGCTCGGCTTCGGGGCGGCGACGGTGGTCGGGACCGCAGTGACCGCGATGGTACCGGTCGTCCTCTTCGGACTCGGCGTCGGGCTGGTGTTCCCGTCGACGTTCGCCTGGGTCGAGCAGTTCGCTCCGCCGGACCGACAGGGGCAGTTCAGCGCCTACGTCGCCTCCTTCGGCTACACCGGACAGTTCCTCTCGCCGCTCCTGTTCGGCCCGCTGGTCCCCCTCGTCGGCGTCCGCGGCGTGTTCGCGGTCGCCGCTGTGGCCGCCGGGGTCGCCGCCCTCGCGCTCGCCGCGGCGACGCGTCGCTCGTGA
- a CDS encoding transcription elongation protein SprT, with the protein MTGDIEHAAVETDAEVVAWSRDYCRGVRRQRGVDVRFDLVEWDVSHRAKRRAAAVKRPKLPDATVGERYDWDALDGADGRPLPCTLSLTREAFDAFDRAEWAATLRHELIHVEQYQRDGTTDHGAAFRERAAELDTDVHCPVFADAKYELACEACGGLVARRYRECKLVRQRDRYRSDCCGAPLVLS; encoded by the coding sequence GTGACGGGCGATATCGAGCACGCGGCCGTCGAGACCGACGCGGAGGTCGTCGCCTGGTCCCGGGACTACTGCCGCGGGGTCCGCCGCCAGCGGGGCGTCGACGTGCGCTTCGACCTCGTCGAGTGGGACGTTTCCCATCGGGCCAAGCGCCGAGCGGCGGCAGTCAAGCGGCCGAAACTGCCCGACGCGACGGTGGGCGAGCGCTACGACTGGGACGCCCTCGACGGGGCCGACGGGCGCCCGCTGCCGTGTACGCTCTCGTTGACCCGCGAGGCGTTCGACGCCTTCGACCGGGCCGAGTGGGCGGCGACGCTGCGCCACGAACTGATACACGTCGAGCAGTACCAGCGCGACGGGACGACCGACCACGGCGCGGCCTTCCGCGAGCGAGCGGCCGAGCTGGACACCGACGTTCACTGCCCGGTCTTCGCGGACGCGAAGTACGAGCTCGCTTGCGAGGCGTGTGGCGGGCTGGTCGCCCGACGCTACCGGGAGTGTAAGCTGGTCCGACAGCGCGACCGCTACCGCTCTGACTGCTGTGGGGCGCCGCTGGTACTCTCCTGA